A window of Anas acuta chromosome 8, bAnaAcu1.1, whole genome shotgun sequence contains these coding sequences:
- the GPR52 gene encoding G-protein coupled receptor 52, which translates to MNQSRWIEWRTLNLSSSVMNVSEHLSCPLGFGHYNAVDICILETVVIILLTFLIIAGNLTVIFVFHCAPLLHHYTTSYFIQTMAYADLLVGVSCLVPTLSLLHYSTGVHESLTCQVFGYIISVLKSVSMACLACISVDRYLAITKPLSYNQLVTPCRLRICIILIWIYSCLIFLPSFFGWGKPGYHGDIFEWCATSWLTNAYFTGFIVCLLYAPAAFVICFTYFHIFKICRQHTKEINDRRARFPSHEVDAAGETGHSPDRRYAMVLFRITSVFYMLWLPYIIYFLLESSRVLENPALSFLTTWLAISNSFCNCVIYSLSNSVFRLGLRRLSETICSSCMCLKDRDVRDPKPRKRANSCSI; encoded by the coding sequence ATGAACCAGTCCCGATGGATTGAATGGAGGACTCTGAATCTGAGCAGTAGTGTTATGAACGTATCtgagcacctctcctgcccTCTTGGATTTGGTCACTACAATGCAGTTGACATCTGTATCCTTGAGACGGTTGTTATTATCTTGCtaacttttttaattattgcgGGTAACTTAACTGTGATATTTGTTTTCCACTGTGCTCCACTTCTGCACCATTATACCACCAGCTATTTTATCCAGACCATGGCCTACGCTGATCTTCTTGTTGGAGTTAGCTGCTTGGTTCCTACCTTGTCACTGCTTCACTATTCAACAGGTGTCCACGAGTCCTTGACCTGTCAAGTTTTCGGATATATCATCTCTGTGCTAAAAAGCGTGTCTATGGCGTGTCTTGCTTGCATCAGTGTGGATCGCTATCTCGCTATAACAAAGCCTCTCTCCTATAACCAACTGGTCACACCTTGTCGCTTGAGAATCTGTATAATTTTGATCTGGATATACTCTTGTCTGATCttcttgccttccttttttGGTTGGGGAAAACCTGGTTACCATGGAGATATTTTTGAATGGTGTGCTACCTCCTGGCTAACTAATGCCTATTTTACTGGCTTTATTGTGTGCTTACTGTACGCTCCCGCTGCCTTTGTCATTTGTTTCACATATTTCCACATCTTCAAAATCTGCCGGCAGCACACCAAAGAGATCAATGATCGGAGAGCTCGATTTCCTAGCCACGAAGTGGATGCTGCTGGGGAGACTGGGCACAGCCCTGACCGCCGCTATGCCATGGTGTTGTTTCGGATAACCAGCGTGTTCTACATGCTGTGGCTCCCTTATATCATATACTTTCTGCTGGAGAGCTCTAGGGTGTTGGAAAACCCAGCACTTTCCTTCTTAACAACGTGGCTTGCTATAAGCAATAGTTTCTGCAACTGTGTGATCTATAGCCTCTCCAACAGTGTCTTCAGGCTGGGACTGCGGAGACTGTCAGAGACAATATGTTCATCTTGTATGTGTTTAAAAGACAGGGATGTACGGGACCCTAAACCAAGGAAACGGGCTAATTCCTGCTCCATTTAA